CAACCTTTTTTCCTTTTAAGGTTATTAATATGATTATAACAGCTTATATAGTGGGTTTATCACAGAGTTATCCACAAAAAATAAATTTGTTTGCTTAAATTTTATCTTTTATTGTCTATAATTTAATCTTAATTATTTAGATCATTTTGGTTAAAAAAGTTATACATCTTAAATATTATGATCAATAAAAATGTAATTATGAGTTTTAATGATCATTATAAAGTTCGAAATATGATCTTTGATCATACTTAGCGACATTTATTTTATTAATTTAAATTTTAAAAATAACTAAGAATAGGGTAATTAATTATCATTTTATTAATTTTTTAAAATACCTGAAAAAGAGATTTTTCTAAAAGATATTGGTGTTTTTAGTAGAAAGCTAATGTAACTAATGTTTAAAAGTAGGATTATAAATATTTGTTTCTTTTAATTCGGAAGTGCTGTGAGGTGGCAGTACCATCATCACTTAAAATAATAGTACTTATTAAAAGCTATTTAGGAAAAGGTTAAAATGTTTTTTTAAGTGTTAGATAATAATAAAATGGGTTAATTTCTATATCTAAATGAATTTTTAATTAGGTTATTATTTAGTTTTTTAGAATTGATATATTAATTTTTGATAGTTACTTTCGTTAACTTATTTGTTTGCTGTAAAAGTGATTGATTTTTGTAAAAGCAAATTTATACTTAGTAAGATTATATTTTTATTGTGAGGTTATTTTATTACTCTTTCACAGTTGCCTTTACCTTTTATATTACCTAATAACGAAACATTTGATAGTTTTTATGTAGGTAATAATCAATTATTGTTTGAATCTTTGCAAACCTTACTTGATAAGGAAGGCTTCAACGTCTTTTATATATGGTCAGCAAGTGCCGCTGGTCGTACTCATCTATTACATGCTTCATGTCAAAATAAGTTAGCAAGCTATATTCCTTTAAAACAGCATGTTCTACTTGTACCTGAGATTTTACAAGGTTTAGATAATTATGATTTGGTTTGTTTAGATGATATTGATGCGATAGCAGGTCATCGTGATTGGGAAGAAGCAATATTTGATCTTTTTAATCGTTTAACCGAAAAAAACGTTAGTAAATTATTGATAACTGCCAGTGCCCCTCCAAAACAAGTTCCTTTTATACTACCTGATTTGGTATCAAGGTTAACGTGGGGGCAAGTTTATCAGTTAAAAGAGTTAAGTGATGAGGATAAATTAAAAGCTTTACAACTTAGGGCTAAGCTAAGTGGATTTGAGCTATCAACGGAAGTTGGATTATTTTTGTTAAAACGTGTTAATCGCGATATGCGAACTTTATTTTCTCTAATGGAAGAGTTTGAAGTAGCTACGTTAGCTCAACAACGCAAATTAACCATTCCTTTTATTAAACATATTTTGGATTTATGAAATGAAAAAGAAACCTGAAGCTATTGTTTTTTTCGATTTAGATGGAACCTTATTTAATAAAGATATAGATGTGTTACCTAGTTCTTATGATGCAATTAGAAAACTAAAACAAAATAATATTGTACCAATAATTGCAACTGGTAGAACACCACCTGAAGCGGTTGATTTGATGAGGGATACTGGTATAGATTCAATTATTGGTATGAATGGCCAAGTAGTTATTTATGAAAAAGAGGTCGTTTTCACAAACAATATTGATAAAAATCTCATTACTCGATTATATGAATATTCAAGAGAAAAGATGAATATTCCATTATCTTTCTATAGCTATAAGACTATGCGAGTGAGTGAAAACAGTCTTCCAGCTCAAAAATTCTATACTTCTTTAAAACAACAAGTACCTCCTGTTGATGATCAAATTTACTTAAAAGAACCGATTCAAATGTTATTACTGCTTTGTGAACAAAGCGAATCACCTTATAGAGAAGTTTTTCCTGAATTGACGTTTATCCGTAATACACATTATTGTGTTGATGTTTTTAATCATGGCGGTTCTAAAGGTAATGGCATTAAAGAATTATTAAAAACTAAAGGTTTTAATGACGTGCCTACTTATGCCTTTGGTGATGGTATGAATGATTTTGAAATGTTCCTAACCGTTGACCATCCTGTAGCAATGAGCAATGCGGTTGATCAGCTAAAAGAAAAAGCTGAATATGTCACTGATACCAATAATAATGATGGCATAGCGAAGGCATTGAAAAAGTTTGGATTAATTTAAGATAAAAAAAATCATCTAATTGTTTAGATTAGATGATTTTAAGTTTAATTATATTACTTTTGTTTAGTGGTGTTGTTTAAAGCCTACATTATTATTACCAAAACAGTTGTCATACTCAAAGCCTGTTAACTCTTTAACTAAACTTCTTATTTCTGGTGTTGCATCTTGTTTTTTGCCACCATTTTTTAATCTATCAAGTTCTTGAATAATAAGTGCATGAGTCGATTTATCTAATTTCATACGATATGTGAAGAAGATACCTAATAGTGCCATTCCACACACACCGAAGATTAATACTAAGTTAATTGCAGTAACGGCACTCTCTGGTTGAACAGCATCTACGCCAGACACAAAACCAGAATATTTCAATACAATACCTAAGACAAAGACGATAGTTGCACGCATTAATTTACCGGCCATGGTCATAGCACCAGCATAAATACCTTCGCGACGTCTTCCTGTTAGTACTTCATCGATATCTGCTAAAAATGTGTATACACTCCAAGGAATATAATAAACACCACCCGTTCCTAATCCAAACCAAATAGTAATACCAATTACAATCCATGTAACATGAGGCATATTAAAGTAGTAGACACCGATATAGCCGATTACCGAAGATATTACTATCAATATTGCAATAACAAATGGTCTTTTGAATCCACGTTTTACACACCAAGCCATGAAAAAGGCAGTTGAGATTAATTGGCAAATACTACTTAAACTGTTCATCTGTGAAACGAAGGTTTTTGGTTGGCCTAAGTTAAATACTACGAAATAAGTAAATGTTGCCGCAAATAACCATTCAGCACCAAAGCCAAATAGATACATACCTAAATGGTTTCTAAAAGTTTTTAAACGGAAAGTTGAAAAAACATCTGAAAATAATTTAACAATACTTTCCCAAAGGCCAGAAGTTGTTTCATCTTCAATTTCATCAACTGATTTTTCCCAGCTATTAAAATAAAGTAAAATTAGTGCTATCGCCATAATAGATGCATAAGTAATACCTGTTAATAAGAATGGTAGTGGAGAGTCTTTACCATCAAATAGATAGAAAAATACACCAGGAATAGCTGCAGCTAAGAAGTTTGCTACTTTACCAAACATCGCTTTGGAACCTGCTAGGTAAGTTCTTTGATCGAAGTTTTTAGTCATCTCTACCGGTAAAGTATTATATGGAATCATAATCATGGTATAGATGAATTCAAATAAAATATAAGTAGTTAAGTAGTACCAGAAATTCATCCCATCTACCCAAAGTAATGGGTAAATAATCATACATGGAATAGCAAATAGGATGAAGAATCGACGGCGACCAAATCGACGTCCAAGTTTTGTATGGTTAAAGTTATCAGTAATAAAACCCATTAGTGGATTTAAAATTACATCTAAATAGGTAGCTATAGAAAAAATTAACGTTGCTTGAAATGCCGAAAGTCCACAAAATGTTGTATAAAAGTATAGTAACCAAGCGGCACTAATTGCTAGAGCACCACTTCCTATCAAATTACCACTACCATACGAAAATCGAGTGAGTGTGGTTATTTTTTTCTGATTATCAGCCATAAATCTATTTCCTTTAATAATTATGAAATACTGTTTTAAAATTATTATTGAAATAATACTAAATTTATACAAATTAATTTTAATTTTTTTTTAGAAATGTGACGTTGGTAACAAATTATTTTGATTTTTAAGGTATATATATTAATATTATTTTAAATAAAAATTAAATATATCATATAGTTATTGTTTTTTTTGAATTGTTTTCTGAAACTGTGATCTTATTAACAGAAAAAATTAATAAAATAATAAAAAATATAAAACAGTATTTCAAAAAATAAATTTAAAAATTTAGGAAAACAATAATGAGTCAATTTAAATTAAAAAAAATACCGCTTTTAATGTTTCTGTCTACCTTTCCTATTTATTCTTTTGCTGGTCAAACAACTTTTCAATATGAACATAACTGGAAATCTATGGATAGGATTCATGGGGATACAATTAAGTTAATCCATAAAACCGACGATAATTGGCAATATGAATTTAAATTTGGTGTTACTGAAGGTGGCGGGAACAAACGTGATGTTTTATATGATGATATGCAAGGTGGATCAGGTGGTGTCGTTATTCAAAAAACATTTACGCTTGATGATGGATGGGGATCGATTATTCCATCATTAGAATTAGGTTTTAGCAAGGATTCAACTCTTTATCAACCAGGATTGAAATATAGTTATAAAATTAATAGTGATT
This Gilliamella sp. ESL0443 DNA region includes the following protein-coding sequences:
- a CDS encoding MFS transporter yields the protein MADNQKKITTLTRFSYGSGNLIGSGALAISAAWLLYFYTTFCGLSAFQATLIFSIATYLDVILNPLMGFITDNFNHTKLGRRFGRRRFFILFAIPCMIIYPLLWVDGMNFWYYLTTYILFEFIYTMIMIPYNTLPVEMTKNFDQRTYLAGSKAMFGKVANFLAAAIPGVFFYLFDGKDSPLPFLLTGITYASIMAIALILLYFNSWEKSVDEIEDETTSGLWESIVKLFSDVFSTFRLKTFRNHLGMYLFGFGAEWLFAATFTYFVVFNLGQPKTFVSQMNSLSSICQLISTAFFMAWCVKRGFKRPFVIAILIVISSVIGYIGVYYFNMPHVTWIVIGITIWFGLGTGGVYYIPWSVYTFLADIDEVLTGRRREGIYAGAMTMAGKLMRATIVFVLGIVLKYSGFVSGVDAVQPESAVTAINLVLIFGVCGMALLGIFFTYRMKLDKSTHALIIQELDRLKNGGKKQDATPEIRSLVKELTGFEYDNCFGNNNVGFKQHH
- a CDS encoding Cof-type HAD-IIB family hydrolase, producing the protein MKKKPEAIVFFDLDGTLFNKDIDVLPSSYDAIRKLKQNNIVPIIATGRTPPEAVDLMRDTGIDSIIGMNGQVVIYEKEVVFTNNIDKNLITRLYEYSREKMNIPLSFYSYKTMRVSENSLPAQKFYTSLKQQVPPVDDQIYLKEPIQMLLLLCEQSESPYREVFPELTFIRNTHYCVDVFNHGGSKGNGIKELLKTKGFNDVPTYAFGDGMNDFEMFLTVDHPVAMSNAVDQLKEKAEYVTDTNNNDGIAKALKKFGLI
- the hda gene encoding DnaA inactivator Hda — protein: MTLSQLPLPFILPNNETFDSFYVGNNQLLFESLQTLLDKEGFNVFYIWSASAAGRTHLLHASCQNKLASYIPLKQHVLLVPEILQGLDNYDLVCLDDIDAIAGHRDWEEAIFDLFNRLTEKNVSKLLITASAPPKQVPFILPDLVSRLTWGQVYQLKELSDEDKLKALQLRAKLSGFELSTEVGLFLLKRVNRDMRTLFSLMEEFEVATLAQQRKLTIPFIKHILDL